From a single Brassica napus cultivar Da-Ae chromosome C9, Da-Ae, whole genome shotgun sequence genomic region:
- the LOC106404917 gene encoding GDSL esterase/lipase At5g08460, whose amino-acid sequence MYHSHESLQFSLEKSISNLKDMRLSFTVQSLAFVPLFVVVVHAVVIAAEDENSLEEAMFPAMFVFGDSLVDNGNNNRLNSLARSNYLPYGIDFDGGQPTGRFSNGKTIVDFIGELLGLPDIPAFMETMDGGVDVLRGVNYASAAGGILEETGRHLGERFSMRRQVENFDKTLMEISRGIGSSVTEYMAKSLVVVSLGNNDYINNYLKPSLFLTSSIYNPTSFADLLVSNFTSNLLELYDKGFRKFVLAGVGPLGCIPDQLAARAVPPGECVESVNEMAELFNNRLKSLVDRLNSDNKTGRDAIFVYGNTYGAAVDILTNPIDYGFEVTDRGCCGVGRNGGEITCLPLAVPCAFRDRHVFWDAFHPTQAFNLIIALRAFNGSKSDCYPINLLQMSRL is encoded by the exons ATGTACCACTCTCATGAGAGCCTTCAATTTTCCTTGGAAAAaagtatttcaaatttgaaagaCATGAGGTTGTCTTTCACTGTACAATCATTAGCATTTGTTCCATTGTTTGTAGTAGTGGTACATGCAGTAGTCATCGCAGCCGAAGATGAAAACTCGCTGGAG GAGGCAATGTTTCCAGCGATGTTTGTGTTCGGAGACTCATTGGTGGACAACGGTAACAACAACCGCTTGAATTCGCTCGCTAGGTCCAACTATCTCCCATATGGCATCGATTTTGACGGCGGTCAACCCACCGGTCGATTCTCTAACGGCAAAACCATCGTCGATTTCATCG GAGAGTTGTTGGGGCTGCCGGATATACCAGCGTTTATGGAAACGATGGACGGAGGAGTTGATGTTCTTCGGGGAGTGAACTACGCATCGGCTGCCGGAGGAATATTAGAAGAAACCGGTCGCCATCTC GGAGAGAGATTCAGCATGAGAAGACAAGTGGAGAACTTCGACAAGACATTAATGGAGATAAGTAGGGGAATAGGGTCATCAGTAACAGAGTATATGGCAAAGTCATTGGTGGTGGTTTCACTGGGGAACAATGACTACATTAACAATTACTTGAAACCATCGCTTTTCCTCACCAGCTCCATCTACAACCCTACTTCTTTCGCAGACCTCCTCGTCTCCAACTTCACATCTAATCTCCTT GAACTATATGACAAGGGGTTTAGGAAATTCGTGTTAGCTGGTGTGGGTCCATTGGGTTGTATACCAGACCAGCTAGCCGCTCGAGCGGTTCCACCGGGCGAATGTGTGGAGTCGGTCAATGAGATGGCTGAGCTTTTCAACAACCGTCTCAAGTCGCTGGTGGATCGTCTCAACTCCGACAACAAAACTGGCCGTGACGCCATCTTTGTCTATGGCAATACGTATGGAGCCGCCGTGGATATACTCACCAACCCCATTGATTACG GATTCGAAGTGACGGATAGAGGGTGTTGTGGAGTAGGGAGAAACGGGGGAGAAATTACGTGTTTGCCACTAGCTGTGCCATGTGCATTCAGAGATCGACATGTTTTCTGGGATGCTTTTCATCCTACACAAGCTTTTAACCTCATCATTGCTCTTAGAGCGTTTAATGGCTCCAAATCCGACTGTTACCCCATTAATCTACTTCAAATGTCTCGTCTCTAA
- the LOC106406843 gene encoding uncharacterized protein LOC106406843 isoform X1: protein MLRPRDSQQTTTVSVHGVRTTTKVAVQGESEVPVVVYNVGECMQELIKLWKEYESSKPDKSGDFASNGPILEVRIPAEHVTATNRRVRGGQLWGTDIYTDDSDLVAVLMHTGYCRPTASPPPPTLQELRATIRVLPSQDYYTSKLRINVRSRSWGAGIGCSYKVERCYILKKGGGTIELEPSLTHSSEPTLAPMAVDKSMTTRAAASNAQRQQRLVREVTIQYNLCNEPWIKYSISVVADKGLKKPLFTSARLKKGEVLYLETHSSRYELCFAGEKTMKAFQASQQQQQHSSSEEAKEMDNNNNSVMFSLNVFRWLRWRKPDIPHVTTDGEKTDTDSDNSVIDVFRWSRCKKPLPQKLMRDIGFPLPPDHVEVLEENLDWEDVQWSQTGVWIAGKEYTLARVHFLAPS from the exons ATGCTGAGACCGAGAGACAGCCAACAAACCACGACCGTGTCCGTTCACGGAGTCAGGACAACTACGAAGGTTGC GGTACAAG GCGAATCAGAGGTTCCGGTTGTTGTTTACAACGTTGGGGAATGTATGCAAGAACTGATTAAGTTGTGGAAGGAATATGAATCTTCTAAGCCTGACAAAAGTGGTGATTTCGCAAGTAATGGCCCCATTCTTGAAGTTCGGATTCCAGCTGAGCATGTTACTGCTACTAACCGCCGA GTAAGAGGTGGCCAGCTATGGGGAACAGATATATACACAGATGATTCCGATCTTGTTGCTG TTCTCATGCATACAGGTTATTGTCGTCCTACAGCTTCCCCTCCTCCTCCGACATTGCAAGAGTTGCGTGCTACCATTAGAGTCTTGCCGTCACAAGATT aCTATACCTCCAAGCTAAGGATCAATGTCCGCTCTCGATCATGGGGAGCTGGAATCGGATGCAGTTACAAAGTTGAGCGGTGCTATATACTTAAG AAAGGAGGTGGAACTATAGAACTGGAACCCTCTCTTACACACTCCTCAGAGCCAACACTTGCACCAATGGCTGTTGATAAGTCTATGACCACCAGAGCTGCAGCTTCG AATGCTCAGCGGCAACAAAGGCTTGTTCGAGAAGTAACAATACAATACAACCTCTGCAATGAACCTTG GATCAAATATAGCATAAGCGTTGTGGCCGATAAGGGTCTGAAAAAGCCTCTTTTCACCTCTGCTCGCTTGAAGAAAGGAGAAGTTTTGTACCTTGAAACACATTCATCCAG GTATGAGCTCTGTTTCGCTGGAGAGAAGACTATGAAAGCATTCCAAGCCtcccaacaacaacaacaacactcaTCATCCGAAGAAGCTAAGGAGATGGATAACAATAACAACTCTGTCATGTTTTCCTTAAACGTTTTCCGTTGGTTACGATGGAGGAAACCCGATATCCCTCATGTGACAACAGACGGTGAAAAAACAGATACAGATTCAGACAACAGTGTAATTGATGTTTTCCGTTGGTCACGATGTAAGAAACCTCTCCCTCAGAAGCTTATGCGGGATATCGGGTTTCCACTCCCACCAGATCACGTCGAG GTGTTGGAGGAGAATCTGGATTGGGAAGATGTACAATGGTCACAGACTGGTGTTTGGATTGCTGGGAAAGAGTACACACTTGCTCGTGTTCATTTCTTGGCTCCCAGctga
- the LOC106406843 gene encoding uncharacterized protein LOC106406843 isoform X2 encodes MVQGESEVPVVVYNVGECMQELIKLWKEYESSKPDKSGDFASNGPILEVRIPAEHVTATNRRVRGGQLWGTDIYTDDSDLVAVLMHTGYCRPTASPPPPTLQELRATIRVLPSQDYYTSKLRINVRSRSWGAGIGCSYKVERCYILKKGGGTIELEPSLTHSSEPTLAPMAVDKSMTTRAAASNAQRQQRLVREVTIQYNLCNEPWIKYSISVVADKGLKKPLFTSARLKKGEVLYLETHSSRYELCFAGEKTMKAFQASQQQQQHSSSEEAKEMDNNNNSVMFSLNVFRWLRWRKPDIPHVTTDGEKTDTDSDNSVIDVFRWSRCKKPLPQKLMRDIGFPLPPDHVEVLEENLDWEDVQWSQTGVWIAGKEYTLARVHFLAPS; translated from the exons AT GGTACAAG GCGAATCAGAGGTTCCGGTTGTTGTTTACAACGTTGGGGAATGTATGCAAGAACTGATTAAGTTGTGGAAGGAATATGAATCTTCTAAGCCTGACAAAAGTGGTGATTTCGCAAGTAATGGCCCCATTCTTGAAGTTCGGATTCCAGCTGAGCATGTTACTGCTACTAACCGCCGA GTAAGAGGTGGCCAGCTATGGGGAACAGATATATACACAGATGATTCCGATCTTGTTGCTG TTCTCATGCATACAGGTTATTGTCGTCCTACAGCTTCCCCTCCTCCTCCGACATTGCAAGAGTTGCGTGCTACCATTAGAGTCTTGCCGTCACAAGATT aCTATACCTCCAAGCTAAGGATCAATGTCCGCTCTCGATCATGGGGAGCTGGAATCGGATGCAGTTACAAAGTTGAGCGGTGCTATATACTTAAG AAAGGAGGTGGAACTATAGAACTGGAACCCTCTCTTACACACTCCTCAGAGCCAACACTTGCACCAATGGCTGTTGATAAGTCTATGACCACCAGAGCTGCAGCTTCG AATGCTCAGCGGCAACAAAGGCTTGTTCGAGAAGTAACAATACAATACAACCTCTGCAATGAACCTTG GATCAAATATAGCATAAGCGTTGTGGCCGATAAGGGTCTGAAAAAGCCTCTTTTCACCTCTGCTCGCTTGAAGAAAGGAGAAGTTTTGTACCTTGAAACACATTCATCCAG GTATGAGCTCTGTTTCGCTGGAGAGAAGACTATGAAAGCATTCCAAGCCtcccaacaacaacaacaacactcaTCATCCGAAGAAGCTAAGGAGATGGATAACAATAACAACTCTGTCATGTTTTCCTTAAACGTTTTCCGTTGGTTACGATGGAGGAAACCCGATATCCCTCATGTGACAACAGACGGTGAAAAAACAGATACAGATTCAGACAACAGTGTAATTGATGTTTTCCGTTGGTCACGATGTAAGAAACCTCTCCCTCAGAAGCTTATGCGGGATATCGGGTTTCCACTCCCACCAGATCACGTCGAG GTGTTGGAGGAGAATCTGGATTGGGAAGATGTACAATGGTCACAGACTGGTGTTTGGATTGCTGGGAAAGAGTACACACTTGCTCGTGTTCATTTCTTGGCTCCCAGctga
- the LOC106406843 gene encoding uncharacterized protein LOC106406843 isoform X3 — protein sequence MQELIKLWKEYESSKPDKSGDFASNGPILEVRIPAEHVTATNRRVRGGQLWGTDIYTDDSDLVAVLMHTGYCRPTASPPPPTLQELRATIRVLPSQDYYTSKLRINVRSRSWGAGIGCSYKVERCYILKKGGGTIELEPSLTHSSEPTLAPMAVDKSMTTRAAASNAQRQQRLVREVTIQYNLCNEPWIKYSISVVADKGLKKPLFTSARLKKGEVLYLETHSSRYELCFAGEKTMKAFQASQQQQQHSSSEEAKEMDNNNNSVMFSLNVFRWLRWRKPDIPHVTTDGEKTDTDSDNSVIDVFRWSRCKKPLPQKLMRDIGFPLPPDHVEVLEENLDWEDVQWSQTGVWIAGKEYTLARVHFLAPS from the exons ATGCAAGAACTGATTAAGTTGTGGAAGGAATATGAATCTTCTAAGCCTGACAAAAGTGGTGATTTCGCAAGTAATGGCCCCATTCTTGAAGTTCGGATTCCAGCTGAGCATGTTACTGCTACTAACCGCCGA GTAAGAGGTGGCCAGCTATGGGGAACAGATATATACACAGATGATTCCGATCTTGTTGCTG TTCTCATGCATACAGGTTATTGTCGTCCTACAGCTTCCCCTCCTCCTCCGACATTGCAAGAGTTGCGTGCTACCATTAGAGTCTTGCCGTCACAAGATT aCTATACCTCCAAGCTAAGGATCAATGTCCGCTCTCGATCATGGGGAGCTGGAATCGGATGCAGTTACAAAGTTGAGCGGTGCTATATACTTAAG AAAGGAGGTGGAACTATAGAACTGGAACCCTCTCTTACACACTCCTCAGAGCCAACACTTGCACCAATGGCTGTTGATAAGTCTATGACCACCAGAGCTGCAGCTTCG AATGCTCAGCGGCAACAAAGGCTTGTTCGAGAAGTAACAATACAATACAACCTCTGCAATGAACCTTG GATCAAATATAGCATAAGCGTTGTGGCCGATAAGGGTCTGAAAAAGCCTCTTTTCACCTCTGCTCGCTTGAAGAAAGGAGAAGTTTTGTACCTTGAAACACATTCATCCAG GTATGAGCTCTGTTTCGCTGGAGAGAAGACTATGAAAGCATTCCAAGCCtcccaacaacaacaacaacactcaTCATCCGAAGAAGCTAAGGAGATGGATAACAATAACAACTCTGTCATGTTTTCCTTAAACGTTTTCCGTTGGTTACGATGGAGGAAACCCGATATCCCTCATGTGACAACAGACGGTGAAAAAACAGATACAGATTCAGACAACAGTGTAATTGATGTTTTCCGTTGGTCACGATGTAAGAAACCTCTCCCTCAGAAGCTTATGCGGGATATCGGGTTTCCACTCCCACCAGATCACGTCGAG GTGTTGGAGGAGAATCTGGATTGGGAAGATGTACAATGGTCACAGACTGGTGTTTGGATTGCTGGGAAAGAGTACACACTTGCTCGTGTTCATTTCTTGGCTCCCAGctga
- the LOC106406246 gene encoding putative nuclease HARBI1 — translation MMSGDGDDDDDELSSGGSGDEVHVINGHNKRIPTAPSGGSVPSRRRNRKAGGVAIVEAMLELAAASKMRAAALTKKNGDNLQDSSTSSIDFDIELDEMELVAAAAGYLYYQSLVNQPPGTSPSTRGTYLKDLLQGPVEDCREVLRMDKRLFHKLSDTFREKGLLRDTITVLVEEQVAIFLSIIGHNQRIRVIQERFHLSCETISRHFNNVLKAVKAVSRGFFQPPVLETHEDIVSSKRLYPYFKDCIGVIDGLKLLANLPIKDQPRFQNKKGILTQNVLVACNFDLEFIFVCPGWEGSINDSRILRAVLDDPNQNFPRPPKGKYYLVDRNYTNTEGFIAPYQGARYGLHEYRGARQMPQNAHDLFNHRHMCLSNVIQRSVSMLKTRFPILKSAPPYHFQVQRDLMIATCALHNFIKREDGVGDWLFAAEGKEAAAAEEESRGEEEEEELELLHMDSTTPRELVADSLRDSIAFTMWDDFMNKWEEW, via the exons ATGATGTctggtgatggtgatgatgatgatgatgaactttCCTCTGGCGGCTCTGGAGACGAAGTACACGTCATTAACGGACACAACAAGCGTATTCCGACAGCACCTTCTGGTGGTTCTGTACCGTCTCGCAGGAGAAACCGCAAGGCTGGTGGTGTTGCCATAGTTGAAGCCATGTTAGAACTCGCAGCAGCTTCCAAAATGAGAGCAGCAGCTTTGACTAAAAAGAACGGTGATAACTTACAAG ATTCTTCCACTAGTAGCATCGATTTCGACATAGAACTAGATGAGATGGAACTAGTTGCTGCAGCTGCTGGCTACTTGTACTACCAAAGTCTAGTAAACCAACCTCCGGGAACTTCGCCTTCTACAAGAGGTACATATTTAAAAGACTTGCTACAAGGACCCGTTGAAGATTGCAGAGAAGTGCTTCGGATGGATAAGCGTCTGTTTCACAAACTATCCGACACTTTTAGAGAGAAAGGACTGCTGAGAGATACCATCACTGTTCTGGTGGAAGAGCAGGTTGCTATTTTCTTAAGCATTATAGGTCATAACCAGCGAATCAGAGTTATACAAGAGAGGTTCCACCTCTCTTGTGAAACCATTAGCCGCCATTTCAACAATGTGTTGAAGGCGGTTAAGGCGGTGTCACGCGGTTTTTTTCAGCCACCGGTTTTGGAAACACATGAAGATATAGTCAGTAGCAAAAGGCTTTATCCATATTTCAAG GATTGTATTGGAGTTATAGATGGCTTGAAGCTTCTTGCTAACCTTCCTATAAAAGACCAGCCTCGGTTTCAGAACAAGAAAGGGATACTTACACAGAACGTGCTTGTAGCTTGCAACTTTGATTTGGAGTTTATATTTGTATGCCCTGGATGGGAAGGCTCCATCAACGATTCACGCATCTTAAGAGCAGTCCTGGATGATCCAAACCAGAACTTCCCTCGACCTCCCAAAG GGAAATACTATCTTGTTGACAGAAACTACACAAACACAGAAGGGTTCATTGCTCCATACCAAGGAGCTAGGTACGGTCTCCACGAGTACCGTGGCGCACGCCAGATGCCGCAGAACGCTCATGATCTTTTCAACCATAGGCACATGTGTCTAAGCAACGTTATACAAAGATCAGTCAGCATGCTGAAAACTCGTTTTCCAATCCTGAAATCAGCGCCTCCTTACCATTTTCAAGTCCAGAGAGATCTGATGATTGCGACGTGTGCTCTGCATAATTTCATTAAAAGGGAAGACGGAGTTGGCGACTGGCTCTTTGCTGCTGAAGGTAAAGAAGCTGCTGCTGCAGAGGAGGAATCTCgtggagaagaggaagaagaagagctaGAGTTGCTGCACATGGATTCTACTACCCCTAGGGAGCTTGTTGCTGATTCTCTACGAGACTCCATTGCATTTACTATGTGGGATGACTTCATGAACAAGTGGGAAGAGTGGTAG